The nucleotide window AGCACGAAACTGCATCCATGAGCAGACAGTAGACGCAGAGCACGAGGTCTAGGCAACGTGCACCAGAAACCCGGCACAGCTTAGGCTGGGCACTTTAAACCGTAAACCGAATCAAACTGAGCCGAACCGAACTAAAATGTTATTTGTTTTCGATTTCGGTTTTTATGTCTCGGAATTTCGATGCTCTGTTTCAGCTTCGGTTTCACGAGCTGGACAACCGAACAACCCGCAAAACCGAAGAAACCTGTGACTCCGTGAGCTCCGAACAGATTCGCAGAAGTCTACCAGGCTGGCAGTCTGTCCCGTCTCCGTCCCCCCAATGGCCCAAATTAACATAGCCCATCTGGCCACCTTGGCCCATCTCAACAGCTCCTCATTACCCAGAGCAGACAGTATTCGCTTTGCGCGGCTCCCCAATCCCTAACACTAGCTGCAgggcgcggcggcagcggcagcgcaaGGAGCAGCGCGCGGTAGCGGCGCGACCAGCAGTGTgcggtggcgacggcgacggcgacggcgacggcgcaagCAGGCGCGCGGCGGGGCGCGAGGAGCAGCGCCAGcgcacggcgacggcgacggcgcgagCAGGCCGGCGCACACAAGGTCACCCAGGCGGAACCGCGGAACAGATCGCCTGTGCcttttcggtttaaaccgaaaatCTGAACTAAAAAACCGAACCGAACCAGTCGGTTTTCCGATTCTGATGTAAACCGATCGGGTGTTGTTTCTTGACACACCGAACTTTTCAAATACCGAATTAAAACCGAATGCCAGTCTGACGCGCAGCAGCCAGCCCAAAGCAGGCACACCCGCCGgccgaaaaaaaaaacaagggaACCCGCTTCTCTTGCCCGAAAGGTTCTTCGCCGTCTTTCCCATGTCCCCCTGCGCgcgtcccgccgccgccgcccgcggagTGAACCCGGCTAAACCACTCCGCCGGGCCGCGTCCTACTCAACCCATGCTCGCTTCCCCCACCtctttatgtcctcttcttctcccCGCACCCCGCCcctcgcggcggcggccggcggaaGCGGCGCGGCGGTCCCTTCCTCCCTTCTCGCCGCCGACCCGGGCCACCGCGAGGCCGTGCTGCTCGCTGCACGCTCCGCCATGGGGAACTGCCTCGGAGAGACCCGCCTCGACCTTGCGGTgtcagggctccgcctcgctgcCAAGGGCAAGGTGAGCAAACCACTGGCATGTCATCGTTCGGAATATTCTTCTAAATGGCTGTAGTAAGTGACCGTTGGTGCTCGGTGCGAAGGTGAGGGACGTGTACGAGAGCGGGGAGCACCTGGTGTTGGTGACCACCGACAGGCAGAGTGCTTTCGACCGCGTACTTGCTTCCATCCCGTTTAAAGGGCAGGTATGATCACCATCTTAGCGTTACCCAGAGCTAGTTTTGACAATCTTTTGACACTTTCACACGACAATGTCATAACACTAAGGGGTTGTCGATTCATCGCACTGAACTGCTTCTCCTTGTGTTGGCCTCCTGCTTTTGTTGTTTCAAATACAACTGTGTAAGCTTTCATCGTTCCTCGGACTCAAGGGAAGTCTGTTTAGTGCATTTTGTAAATAAATGTCAACGTTAGGTGCGCCAATCAGTATACTCAAATTAATACTTTGACAGCATGGCCCAATGTCACAAGTGATTAATAATACAAGTATGTGCTCACagtattgtccagaattttgtcAATTGAGGATCTACCTCTTTATTTTTAATCTGTATACATGTATTATACTAGCACATACTGAAGTTTGTAAGCAGAGTACTTTTAGGATGAGAAATTAGTGTTTCAATAATCAGGTGTTTTGTTGTGATGTCAGTATGGGTAATTTCAGGTTCTTAATGAGACAAGCCTTTGGTGGTTCAATCAGACCCGTCACATTACTCCAAATGCAGTAGTGTCTTCTCCTGATAAGAATGTAACAATTGCCAAAAGGTGCACAGTTTTTCCAGTTGAATTTGTTGGTGAGACCTAAGGCTTCTTGCATATATTGTTTTTTTCCACATACCCATTCGCAAGCATTTTATGCAGAATTGTCATGTTTTTGCTATCATTCTCACTAATCTTATCTTTGCGTGTTAATTTTCAGTGAGGGGATTTGTTACAGGAAGCACTGATACATCTTTATGGACAGTTTATAATAAGGGTGTAAGGAACTATTGTGGAAATGCTCTCCCTGATGGTATGCTTTATGCTGACAAGAATTATCCAATTTGATGTTGTTTTGTTCTTTCTAGTGACTGGTAATTGGCCTCTCTGTTCCAGGCATGGTAAAGAATCAGAAGCTATCTGCAAATATACTGACACCAACAACTAAAGCTGCAGATCATGATGTCCCTGTCACTCCAGATGAGGTGTCTCTTGCTTTTAATATACTTCCTCTTGTAATCTTAGAGTTATAGCCTCGTGTAAGTTGTTATGGACACTAGGTTACATAGGAAGAGGATAAATAGATGCTCGTAGAGTAATCAAACATTGGGATTCCATATGTCAATAGTTGGCCCTATGATTTGGGATGTGATAAGCGACTATCTGGGGACTTTATTCTTGACAGTTGAAAAGTTACACTAATTTGTTTGCTTGTCCATATGTTGATGTCTTTTTTTGTTTGGTACTGTTAATATGATATTTTGGCAGGAACGAGTAATGTGGTAGTCTTTGAATGATTTCTGAATGGTATTAAAACATGATGCTTTGAAAATTGctagttttattttatttttggatTTTATTGCTGCTGCTAGCCTGCATCACCCCTTGTTATGACTCTGTTATTCAAAGATGGCCTTACATTGCCCTTTTATTCTGCAGATAATCAAGTCAGGGTTGATGTCAAAGGAGGATTTTCATGAGGCTGGAAGCAAAGCCTTAAGCTTGTTTGCATATGGACAGGTAATGAATCGTCACGTTTTCTATTTCTGTTGAGGTATTTTCAGGTCTATGTCCAGTAACATTACCATTACGATTTAATTTTCAATTGCAAACACTGCGAAAAAATGGTTCACCAATTTTGCTTTGATGTGCTTTAGTCGTACATGCGCTGCAGTTACTAGTTGTTTTGAGAAATGTGTTTGCTTGGTAGTCTCCTGTGCTACAGCTATGTTAAAATTGTGTAACTTGCTGATACTCTTTTCGGTTTTCTATTTGCAGAAAGTGGCCATAGAGAATGGATTAATTCTGGTTGACACAAAGTATGAGTTTGGAAAAACAGCTGACGGGACAATCGTGTTGATTGATGAGGTTATATTTCTGACATGGTTCTGCAAATGTTTCTTAACCTTGTGCTCATTATACCCAGTAACTAGCGGAGGAATATGCATGGTTTTACTTTTCACAACAGTGACAATGCATTTTGTGGAATCATATAGTACTAACTAGCTGTTATATGTATAAATATAATCAGAATTGTTATATAATTAACTGATCACTTCATGTTGTTGAAAATTTTCTGTTCCGAGAAGTatctaattttttttataattatgTTGAGTACAATGGTATGATAACTTCTGAGATATTGAAATGCTGAATGGTTAGGTTTATAAAATTCATGGTATCCTCTTTTTGTCAAGCAGGTTCATACTCCTGACTCCAGCAGATATTGGATTGCTAATTCATATGAAGATAGATTCAAATCTGGCCTTGAACCTGAAAATGTTGATAAGGTAAACTACCTTTGAGTCATACACATGATGTATGGGCTGATTACCTTGAATCCTTGATGCACTTTATGCCTTTAAAACCTTATGATTCATTTTTAACGAGGTTTCTGAATATATCACTTAATTATCACAGGAGTTTTTAAGGCTTTGGTTCAAGAACAACTGCAATCCATATGAAGACGCGGTATATTTTCTTCATACAGTTGTTAGAACCACTTATGAAATTTGTTCCATAACGATCCAACTCAATTCTGTTGAGTGGAAACTTACATGTACCCTAAAACATTCAGGTTCTGCCAGAAGCTCCAGAAGAGTTGGTTTGTGAGCTGGCCTGGCGGTATGTATCTCTCTATAAGTTCCTGCTGTTGGTTCTCACTTCAAACCTTTCCTTTCTTTTGGCCTGTCCAACATAATTTATGCGCATTCTGTACGCGAAACTGCTGCAAGAAtgaaattttattttattattagttGAATGATAATTtgaagggtgggcctggtgcaagcggtagagtcttaccgcctgtgaccggaaggtcctgggttcgagtcgcggtctcctcgcattgcacaggcgagggtaaggcttgccactaatacccttccccagaccccgcacagagcgggagctctctgcactgggtacgcccctttatTAGTTGAATGATAATTTACTTGAATATCCACTGCAGGTACATTTTCCTGTTTGAAacaatcacaaaaacaaaatttgAGATCTTGGAAGCACAGGTATGCAGAAGGCTTTGTTTATGCTTCTAGTTTAGCAGATAAACAAGTACTTACAATCAATGCATTTGTAAAATTCAGGAACCAATTCATGAAAGGATATCAAGGAATGTCGCTCAGGCCTTACGGGACCTATGATTGCTGATAGGGGATCCTGGGGCAGAGTTTGCTGTGAGTTGTATTCCCGTGAGAATATTAGTATGCGCACATGCCATATATCCATCCTGTGAAGATTGCCATTGCGGCTTGATGAAGCAGAACTATCCACATTTCGTCATGATCCGTGATGTAATGTGGTAATAAACTCCAACTGGAGCTGTTTATGTTTATTTGAGCAACCGCCATGCTCTGTTGGTGAGATTTGCCGTGTTTGGAGCATGAGGGGAGATAAATAGAGAAATTCAACAAGCATGAGACCGACTGATGCTGTATGCATACCGGTCTTCCTCTAATCTCCTTGTGTCAGTGTAACGTTGTCAAGTGGTTGAGTTGAGCAGCCATCACGCTTTAGAAACATGTCTTTCTGAAATGAAAAGAATAAATTGCAAATAACCATTCGAACAGTTCATTAGTATGTTTTAGCGTAAATGGGCTTTTCCTCAATaagcaattttttttttcaagagGCTTGCCTTTTCTGGATTACGTTTACTCCTACTATTGTGCCACGCTCTGACCAGACCATCACTCCGGTGTCCTTGTCTTTCAATTATAATACGAGTTCCAATGGACTCCGTAGGAGGCAACCATGACACGGAACCCTACTGTTGACTTCTGAAGGGTTCCTGATCTGTGATCTATAAGGTGGCAGGATGAGATCTCTGCCCCTTCATCTGTTGTAGTTGCAGCACCAGCAGCAGAGGAGCAGAGCCAGAGCTCCAGCCTCCAGCAATGGCCGAGAAGGGCGTGAAGATGTTCGGGATGTGGGCGAGCCCGATGTACTCGACGATGATGGTGGACTCCGCGATCGGCTTGCCGTCGTGGACGAGCACGGGGACCTTCTTGGTCACCGGGTTGTAGCGGAGCAGGTCGGCGCTCTTGTTGGCGAGGTCCTCGTCGACGTACTCGTACTCGACGCCCTTCAGCCGGAGCGCCCACTCCACCCGAGGCCTGGAAGGGCGGCTACCCCATCATGCCGCCCAACCCCTACGAGCGTGCCCAGGCCAGGTTCGCAGAAGAGAAGGTACGCGCAAATTGCAGGCTTGCAGCTACATGATCGGCTCTGTTAGTCTTTTCGATGCAGTGATAGGAATACAGGATTGATGTCTGTCTACTCCAGTGCAACGCTGCTCTGTACCCGATCTTCACCGCGACCGGCGAGGCGCAGCGCAAGGCGGTGCACGAGGCCCAGCAGTGCCTCAAGACCCTGGAGACGGCCTTGGAGGGGAAGAAGTTGTTCGGCGGCGACGCCGTGGGCTACCTCGACATCATCGTCGGGTGGTACGTACACTGGCTCCCCGTCGTTGAGGAGGTGGTTGGCGCCAGCGTCGTCACCGACAAGGAGCTGCCGCTGATGAAGGCATGGTTCGACGGGTTCCTCGCCGTTGACGTGGTGAAGGCGGCTCTGCCCGACAGGGACAGGCTCCTCGCGGCCAACAAGGCCCGCCGTGAGCAGCTTCTCTCCGCGTAGATAGATGGCTAATAAATCTGGAGCAGCCAGCTTCACCAACGCCATAGTATAGCTGAATAAGGGATGGTTGCACTTAGCACGTTGTGCAGCCAAGGTTTGGATGACCTCTGTTTCTGTTCCATTTTAGAAGTCGGTTTTCTTGGACATATAAACCCCCTCTTTTTTTTTGATAAGGCTCTCGGTGCTGGTAGTATTGCATCATACAATATGGTATGCCTACTTGCTCCCCACAAGTCACAATATTTACACCTCATGCCCTCATACACATTTGGCGACTGAAAACTTTGAAAAGGCGAAAGTTTTCATTTGCCCGTATATATATGACGCACGATAAGACAATTTCCGCGAGGTTTGGCTCGCCGAGGCGGTCTCTCTATCGCCGGGATAGGCTTTAAGAAAGGTCACCGGGAGGCAGGTCTACCGGTGAGGTAGGTAGCGGTCATGAGAACGGAACGGCATGGAGCCAGAGGTGCGCCGGTCTTGGGGTATCGTTCGCATGGCCAGCGACGGAGCTTGACTGAACAAACATGAGGGGCTAATCCTAATCCATGTAATTGAGCTCTAAACACCCATAAGCAGTACCAAAATTATTGCTTGCTCAATGGAAATTTTGTTAGGAAGGCAACTAGGATGCACCTTGGCCTCAACTAAGCTCCGCCCTTGCGTATGCCAATGTGGTGTGGGTTTGGGGGATTGCTGATTGCTTATAACACAACTGCATAACCATATAAGTACGTATCTACCATTAAACGACCCAGATCAATGACCTCAAGATGAGTAATTTTTCAGACCTTGATATGAAGATGAGCAAATTTTCAGGTAGCGGAAATATGTATAGCTCTTCCAATAGTGGTAATGCTAGGAGTCCCAGCCATTCCATCGGACACTGTTCGGTAGGTCTatttatatatctatatctatatatatatttaataatAAAGAGATAAAATTTCAACCTATTTTTAGGTCACCTCTCCCTAACTTACCATATAATGGAGAGTTTCTTAGTCCAATTTTAAGATGTATTGAGTCATGATGTGACACGGACTCATAAGcatgctcatacgagttagaatacTTGTAAATCATACACCACCGaaatcctcaaatttgccgagtgattttatgtttgccgagtgtattccctcgggcactcggcgGCTAAGTTCTTTGCTGAATGCTATGCTAAaaccactcggcaaaaaaaaaaaaacactcggcaaaagagggggtttgccgagtgtaaaaaaaacactcgacaaagagtgggtttgccgagtgtaaaaaaacactcggcaaagaaataaaatcttttttctggaaaagaaggagaagaaaaaaatgaaaaaaaactttgtcgagtgctagatctgaaacactcggcaaagaaataaaatcttttttctggaaaagaagaagaagaaaaaaaataaaaataaaaactttgccgagtgctagatctgaAACAcgcggcaaagattttttttcctgGAAATAAAACCCCGCCTCCCTCTCCTTTCCCGCACTGCCTCGCACAccgctcccctccctccccccgCACACCACgcgctcctccctccctcccctctcaGCTCCCTCTCCCTGCCCTCCCCGCCAGCGGCCGGCCCTCGCCGGCGCACCTCCTCCGTCCCCCCtcccctcgcctcgcctcgccggcACCCCCTCCCCTCAAATCCcagccggcgcccctcccctcctctcccagatccggcgccccctccctctctcccggcGGCGTCGCCCCCTCCCCCCCTCTCTCGGCCCGCCGCCCCCGGATCCGGCCCCTCCCTTCTGCTCGCCTCACACGGACTCATGGAAAGGGATGGAGTCCACGGCCACGCTCGCGAGGACGGCGCCACCCTTCGCCAGGTCCACTCGCATGTCCTCCTGCGCGCTTCAGCCGACGGCGTCCCTCTCCTTCGCcgccgcttccacgacgccccgCGGCCGGCTCGGGCTGGGGTTGAGCACGACGTCGGCGGGGAGCGGGAGGGCGGCCAGGGCTCGCGCTGTCCCGCGGCGTAAAATTGCCGCCTCCTCGGTTGGTGCCCCTGCATACTTGGTCTGATTGGGTACTTGCATTAACTCGAGGCAtggatggtggtggcggcggcggtgctagtggtgcgggcgtggtgtcggcgtgccttttttttaaaaaaaagttagccgagtgtttttttgcactcggcaacggCTTTATcgagtgtccgacaaaaaacactcggcaaagtagcgTTTACCGTAAAAGGGTTTGtcgaccctttgccgagtgtttttggggcttcgccgagtgcccctggcactcggcaaagctcctgtatccggtagtgaTAGGGAGTATCTTGATTTCGGTtctttttccattttttttttgtttcattactttttctatttttcctatATCTTTTGTAAAGACCATATGTTTAGTGTTTGATGCaaaactccaaaaattataactTTCCTTTTCTAAGATGGTCATTCACATACGAATTAGTGAACATGATAGTGTTTAAGGGTCAATTTGCATATAAACA belongs to Miscanthus floridulus cultivar M001 chromosome 4, ASM1932011v1, whole genome shotgun sequence and includes:
- the LOC136551955 gene encoding phosphoribosylaminoimidazole-succinocarboxamide synthase, chloroplastic-like, whose translation is MSPCARPAAAARGVNPAKPLRRAASYSTHARFPHLFMSSSSPRTPPLAAAAGGSGAAVPSSLLAADPGHREAVLLAARSAMGNCLGETRLDLAVSGLRLAAKGKVRDVYESGEHLVLVTTDRQSAFDRVLASIPFKGQVLNETSLWWFNQTRHITPNAVVSSPDKNVTIAKRCTVFPVEFVVRGFVTGSTDTSLWTVYNKGVRNYCGNALPDGMVKNQKLSANILTPTTKAADHDVPVTPDEIIKSGLMSKEDFHEAGSKALSLFAYGQKVAIENGLILVDTKYEFGKTADGTIVLIDEVHTPDSSRYWIANSYEDRFKSGLEPENVDKEFLRLWFKNNCNPYEDAVLPEAPEELVCELAWRYIFLFETITKTKFEILEAQEPIHERISRNVAQALRDL
- the LOC136551956 gene encoding glutathione transferase GST 23-like, whose translation is MPPNPYERAQARFAEEKCNAALYPIFTATGEAQRKAVHEAQQCLKTLETALEGKKLFGGDAVGYLDIIVGWYVHWLPVVEEVVGASVVTDKELPLMKAWFDGFLAVDVVKAALPDRDRLLAANKARREQLLSA